Proteins encoded within one genomic window of Companilactobacillus zhachilii:
- a CDS encoding RNA-guided endonuclease TnpB family protein, which translates to MTLKGIKLRIYPNEFQIQHIEMNFGCVRKVWNLMLSMQKDRYENNPDCKFVSNFDMNILLPLLKKEYPYLKQVESTSLQCVNKDLSEAFKKFFEEHTGYPRFKSRKYSRQSYQSKYVNHNIKQINDSYIKLPKLGEMKFKCGRDIPEVIKSVTIRRSPAGKYYAMLTVEDENQAFDKTQAQVGLDMGVADLIITSDAIKFPTIRFDKLLAKKKLNWERKLARRRSLAVKDRAKTKKIGLIEPRPLEDYKNVQKAKRMVAKYSEKVASQRRDYIHKITTKLVQDYDVITIEDLKSSNMLKNHNLARVIANQSWRMIRTMLEYKCEWYGKKLVVVNPFKTSQYCAECGYDDGKHELNIRQWICPNCNSNNDRDINASKNILKKGLEQALVK; encoded by the coding sequence ATGACTCTTAAAGGAATTAAACTTCGGATATACCCTAATGAATTCCAAATTCAACATATCGAAATGAACTTTGGTTGTGTTCGCAAAGTTTGGAATTTGATGTTATCCATGCAAAAAGATAGATATGAGAATAATCCTGACTGTAAATTCGTATCAAACTTTGATATGAATATCCTTTTACCTCTTTTGAAGAAGGAATATCCTTACCTGAAACAGGTAGAGAGCACTAGTCTACAGTGTGTTAATAAAGATTTGTCAGAAGCATTCAAAAAATTCTTTGAAGAACATACTGGATATCCAAGATTTAAAAGTAGAAAATATTCTCGTCAAAGTTACCAATCAAAATATGTGAATCATAATATAAAACAAATTAACGATTCCTATATCAAACTTCCAAAACTTGGTGAAATGAAATTCAAGTGTGGTAGAGATATACCTGAGGTTATCAAGTCAGTTACCATTCGTAGGAGTCCAGCTGGTAAATATTACGCTATGTTGACAGTCGAAGACGAAAACCAAGCATTCGATAAAACACAAGCACAAGTTGGACTAGATATGGGTGTAGCTGATTTAATTATCACGTCAGACGCTATTAAGTTTCCAACTATTCGTTTTGATAAGCTCCTAGCTAAGAAGAAACTTAACTGGGAGCGTAAACTTGCTAGAAGACGATCACTTGCCGTCAAGGACAGAGCAAAAACTAAAAAGATTGGCTTAATTGAACCAAGGCCACTTGAAGACTATAAAAATGTTCAAAAGGCTAAACGGATGGTTGCTAAATATTCAGAAAAAGTTGCTAGTCAACGTAGAGACTATATCCATAAGATAACTACAAAACTTGTACAAGATTATGATGTTATAACGATTGAAGATTTGAAATCCAGCAATATGTTAAAGAATCATAATCTAGCTAGAGTGATTGCCAATCAATCGTGGAGAATGATTAGGACAATGCTTGAATACAAGTGTGAGTGGTATGGCAAAAAGTTAGTCGTTGTGAATCCCTTCAAAACGAGTCAATACTGTGCCGAATGTGGGTATGACGATGGTAAACATGAATTGAATATTCGCCAATGGATATGTCCAAATTGCAATTCGAACAATGACCGTGATATCAATGCAAGCAAAAACATACTCAAGAAAGGCTTGGAACAAGCCTTAGTAAAATAG
- a CDS encoding helix-turn-helix domain-containing protein codes for MTEFAKQLKMYRTDRGVTQDELAGKLFVTRQAISKWEAGESTPDLNNLVKLTEIFNVGLDELVFGIKNQTQIDNDEFVLDPKTHTYVRRYGKMNFWDYINENWWVIIAIGTIIITAASLFS; via the coding sequence ATGACAGAGTTCGCAAAGCAATTAAAAATGTATCGAACTGATCGTGGAGTTACCCAGGATGAATTAGCAGGAAAACTTTTTGTTACTAGACAAGCTATTTCAAAATGGGAGGCTGGTGAATCAACGCCAGATTTAAATAACTTGGTAAAATTAACAGAAATTTTTAATGTAGGATTGGATGAGCTGGTTTTTGGAATTAAGAATCAAACTCAAATTGATAATGATGAATTTGTTCTTGACCCGAAAACCCATACATATGTCCGACGTTATGGAAAGATGAACTTTTGGGATTATATCAATGAGAATTGGTGGGTAATCATTGCTATTGGTACTATTATTATTACTGCGGCGAGTCTTTTTAGCTGA
- a CDS encoding MmcQ/YjbR family DNA-binding protein → MAMVTFKNSKVNFGKLTKFGFIKHDNEYIYQVPIVNQQFQMTVVVNQKGQLDTKVVDVETKTEYVLHLQPNLTGKFVKRVANEYQAVLDEIKANCFDSDIFKTPQSKKVIAHVTSTFGDNLEFLWKNFPQYAIWRRNDTKKWYALLLNVPKSKLGLDSDEIVTVMDFHGQPDEIVKLVDNQKYFTGYHMNKHSWYTIILDGSVNNQEIFERLQVSYGLAK, encoded by the coding sequence ATGGCGATGGTAACTTTTAAGAACAGTAAGGTAAATTTTGGTAAATTAACAAAGTTTGGATTTATTAAGCATGATAATGAATATATTTATCAGGTACCAATTGTGAATCAACAATTTCAAATGACAGTTGTCGTGAATCAAAAGGGACAACTTGATACTAAGGTTGTCGATGTGGAAACTAAAACAGAATATGTTTTACACTTGCAGCCTAATCTAACTGGAAAATTTGTAAAACGGGTTGCTAATGAATATCAAGCGGTTCTTGATGAAATTAAGGCAAATTGTTTTGATTCAGATATTTTTAAAACACCGCAGTCAAAAAAAGTAATTGCTCATGTCACTTCAACATTTGGAGATAATTTAGAGTTTCTTTGGAAAAATTTTCCTCAATATGCAATTTGGCGAAGAAATGATACTAAAAAATGGTATGCATTGTTACTAAATGTTCCTAAGTCAAAGCTAGGTCTTGATTCTGATGAGATAGTTACCGTCATGGATTTCCATGGTCAACCGGATGAAATTGTAAAATTGGTAGATAATCAAAAATATTTTACCGGTTATCACATGAATAAACATAGTTGGTACACGATAATTCTAGATGGTAGTGTAAATAATCAAGAAATTTTTGAACGTCTACAAGTAAGTTATGGTTTAGCAAAATAA
- a CDS encoding LasU family protein, translated as MRKIVETGPSIIFILFFLTGMYLKMNGQSWVNSFVIGITGLSVYSFVIIMVEGLASGMRMGKHLDFSSKVFYTLHVSLWIFSTTLAIYLMAHN; from the coding sequence ATGAGAAAAATTGTGGAAACTGGACCGAGTATCATCTTCATATTGTTCTTTTTGACAGGGATGTATTTGAAGATGAATGGTCAATCATGGGTCAATAGTTTTGTTATCGGTATAACTGGTTTGAGCGTCTATTCGTTTGTAATAATCATGGTTGAAGGATTAGCCAGTGGTATGAGAATGGGAAAACATTTGGATTTTTCGAGCAAAGTATTCTATACGTTGCATGTCAGCTTATGGATTTTTTCGACTACTTTAGCGATATATTTAATGGCACATAATTAA
- a CDS encoding VanZ family protein translates to MSFTGTKVYIMPAGIGSVNLSRITYDLGFIENIALTVPLGFLIKRAFSNISLISMVPIGLMTGAAIETMQYYLSHVFLINRTSDISDVVANGIGIVVGSVLVLVYRYVYEQKLLEKWM, encoded by the coding sequence ATGTCGTTTACTGGTACGAAAGTTTACATCATGCCAGCCGGAATTGGTAGCGTAAATTTATCTCGTATTACTTATGATTTAGGATTTATTGAAAATATTGCGTTGACCGTACCACTCGGTTTTCTAATAAAACGAGCATTTTCAAATATCTCATTAATTTCGATGGTGCCGATTGGTTTGATGACTGGGGCTGCGATTGAAACAATGCAATATTATTTGTCACATGTATTCTTGATCAATCGAACGAGTGACATAAGCGATGTAGTTGCCAATGGTATCGGTATCGTGGTTGGTTCAGTGTTGGTATTAGTTTATCGGTATGTTTATGAGCAAAAATTATTGGAAAAATGGATGTAA
- a CDS encoding ABC transporter ATP-binding protein, whose product MIEISDLSKNYGTKQALQHLTLQIKPGEIFGFLGHNGAGKSTTIKNLVSIIEPTSGSITVDGLDLAEHRQEIKQKIAYVPDTPDIFLQLTAMEYWNLLSSAYELAEKDVQARRNKLVALFNMAEHVDETMASFSHGMRQKAVLIGALLSDPDIWILDEPMQGLDPQAAYDLKQLMKAHAQKGKTVIFSTHNLDTAQQLCDELAILKTGKLIYNGSVQDLLAQHAGKSLEEIYLEMAGRQGDSHLVDDIEGDTHE is encoded by the coding sequence ATGATTGAAATTAGCGATTTATCGAAGAATTATGGAACAAAACAAGCATTACAGCATTTAACTTTGCAAATTAAGCCGGGAGAAATTTTTGGCTTTCTCGGTCATAATGGTGCCGGAAAATCAACGACCATTAAAAATTTGGTTAGTATTATTGAACCGACGAGTGGCTCGATTACGGTGGATGGTTTAGATTTAGCAGAACATCGTCAAGAAATTAAACAAAAAATCGCTTATGTGCCAGATACGCCAGATATATTTTTACAATTAACGGCGATGGAATACTGGAACCTATTGTCCTCGGCCTATGAATTAGCGGAAAAAGATGTTCAAGCACGTCGTAATAAATTAGTTGCACTATTTAATATGGCAGAACATGTTGATGAGACGATGGCAAGTTTTTCACATGGTATGCGTCAAAAAGCTGTTTTAATTGGAGCGTTGTTATCTGATCCTGATATTTGGATTTTGGATGAACCAATGCAAGGTTTGGATCCACAAGCTGCTTATGATTTGAAACAATTGATGAAGGCTCATGCTCAAAAAGGGAAAACGGTCATTTTTTCAACTCATAATTTGGATACGGCTCAGCAATTATGTGATGAATTAGCCATCTTGAAAACAGGTAAATTAATTTATAATGGTTCGGTTCAAGATTTATTAGCTCAGCATGCCGGAAAATCGCTTGAAGAAATTTATTTAGAGATGGCCGGTCGTCAGGGTGATAGCCATTTAGTTGATGATATTGAAGGTGATACCCATGAATAA
- a CDS encoding Cof-type HAD-IIB family hydrolase translates to MNYKLIAIDIDDTLLDDQKNISTKNRLMISQALAEDVKIVLCSGRPHKAMIKYADKLNIKGSDQYMITNGGAIIENMHGEFIMQKTLSNEFYRNFVAFTETNDLSYCVFDVHGNIYTSNNYNINQYTVAMAFENNDGLHIRKPEDLSTNFEITKAVINGDETKLDEITNFIKDSFADYFVVRTGVGYLEIFPNRVNKGNAVAFLANKLGIDLQEVMTIGDRDNDIPMLKVAGTGVAMGNATAGSKAVCDYITTDNNHDGVGNAIEKFLEI, encoded by the coding sequence ATGAACTATAAATTAATCGCAATTGATATCGACGATACTTTGTTAGATGATCAAAAAAATATTTCCACCAAAAATAGACTAATGATTTCCCAGGCACTGGCTGAAGACGTTAAGATTGTCCTTTGTTCAGGCCGTCCCCACAAAGCTATGATCAAATACGCTGATAAGCTGAATATCAAAGGTTCGGACCAGTATATGATCACTAATGGCGGCGCAATTATTGAAAATATGCATGGTGAATTTATTATGCAAAAGACCCTTTCTAACGAATTTTATCGGAATTTCGTAGCTTTTACTGAGACTAACGATTTATCGTACTGTGTCTTTGACGTTCACGGCAACATCTATACAAGTAATAATTACAATATCAATCAATATACCGTTGCAATGGCCTTTGAAAATAATGACGGTCTCCACATCAGAAAGCCCGAAGACTTATCAACCAACTTTGAAATTACTAAAGCCGTCATCAATGGTGATGAAACAAAGCTAGATGAAATCACTAACTTCATTAAAGACTCATTTGCGGACTATTTCGTCGTTCGAACAGGTGTCGGCTATTTAGAAATTTTCCCCAATCGAGTTAATAAGGGCAATGCAGTGGCCTTTCTAGCTAACAAACTTGGCATCGACCTACAAGAAGTAATGACTATTGGTGACCGTGATAATGACATCCCAATGTTAAAAGTTGCCGGAACTGGTGTTGCTATGGGCAATGCCACTGCTGGCTCAAAAGCAGTCTGTGATTATATAACAACTGATAACAATCACGACGGTGTCGGTAATGCCATTGAAAAGTTTTTAGAAATTTAA
- a CDS encoding bacteriocin immunity protein: MNKQVKNRVLEAFIDEFLIRLREVAADPAMKKRPDLEAIVYQDIKILEQTDNLDKLAPKMFQQISSRYIEEPANFPKSLIELYYWARVETNKYDAVAWSDVQAGTNWLEK, translated from the coding sequence ATGAACAAGCAAGTTAAAAATAGAGTGCTTGAGGCGTTTATAGATGAGTTTCTAATTCGTTTGAGGGAAGTTGCTGCTGATCCAGCAATGAAGAAACGTCCTGATTTGGAAGCAATCGTTTATCAAGATATAAAGATATTGGAACAAACCGATAATTTAGACAAATTGGCTCCTAAAATGTTCCAACAAATTAGTAGCAGATATATCGAAGAGCCGGCTAATTTCCCTAAGTCGTTGATTGAATTGTATTATTGGGCTCGTGTAGAAACCAATAAATATGACGCCGTTGCTTGGAGTGATGTTCAGGCAGGTACCAATTGGTTGGAAAAGTGA
- a CDS encoding sulfite exporter TauE/SafE family protein has protein sequence MGWIFLMLFAALMAGFVQGVTGFGSGIIMMIFLPYLLPINQSAGVSTLTMIVANIMVVWHYRKYLKWQRLVLPFIIYITTAFFSVYLSKSMATGHLKFLLGLLLVVLATYYLIMSIHSIKLKSIPIYVMFVFAIISGFFNGLFGIGGPLMALYFLTIADSKENYLASIQTFFLIDTFCITSIRFASGILTLVNLKFVFVGIIGAVAGTILANHLVKHLNLKIIKLCIYGFIAFSGIYYLITAI, from the coding sequence TTGGGTTGGATATTTTTAATGTTGTTTGCGGCTTTGATGGCAGGTTTTGTTCAAGGTGTGACCGGTTTTGGTTCCGGAATTATTATGATGATTTTTTTACCATATTTATTGCCGATTAATCAAAGTGCTGGGGTTTCCACTTTAACGATGATTGTGGCTAACATAATGGTAGTTTGGCATTATCGAAAATATTTGAAGTGGCAAAGACTGGTTTTGCCATTTATTATTTATATAACGACAGCTTTTTTTTCGGTGTATCTAAGTAAATCAATGGCGACAGGTCATTTGAAATTTTTGTTAGGATTATTGTTGGTGGTTTTAGCAACTTATTATTTGATTATGAGTATCCATTCAATTAAATTAAAGAGCATTCCAATATATGTGATGTTTGTTTTTGCCATTATTTCAGGATTCTTTAACGGTTTGTTTGGAATTGGTGGTCCGTTGATGGCCCTGTATTTTTTGACTATTGCTGATTCCAAAGAAAATTATTTGGCAAGTATTCAAACTTTTTTCCTAATTGATACTTTTTGTATCACGAGTATACGGTTTGCCAGTGGAATTTTAACATTAGTTAATTTGAAGTTTGTTTTTGTAGGTATTATAGGTGCAGTTGCTGGTACTATATTGGCAAATCACTTAGTTAAACATTTGAATTTAAAAATTATTAAATTGTGTATATATGGATTCATTGCTTTCAGTGGAATCTATTATTTAATAACTGCCATATAA
- a CDS encoding VanZ family protein, translating into MRWVPLLIILSLSFLSGLYILGNVDDTNHRKVLLVRLAYLTFLGAILFSPLSFTGTAVYIMPAGIGRVNLRYIYIGLGFIENIILTIPLGFLIKRIFQNMSFISIVPLGFMTGAVFEIVQYYLSHVFFINRISDINDVLANGIGIIVGAIVAVMYSHFFERKQYA; encoded by the coding sequence ATGCGCTGGGTACCTTTATTGATTATATTGAGTCTATCGTTCTTAAGCGGACTTTATATTCTTGGTAATGTCGATGATACAAATCATCGCAAAGTGTTATTAGTTAGATTAGCTTACTTAACTTTTCTGGGAGCAATCTTATTTTCACCGTTATCCTTCACTGGAACCGCCGTTTACATTATGCCGGCCGGAATAGGAAGAGTTAACTTAAGATATATTTATATCGGTTTAGGTTTCATTGAAAATATTATTTTGACAATTCCATTAGGATTTCTGATTAAACGTATTTTCCAAAATATGTCTTTTATTTCAATCGTACCACTGGGATTTATGACTGGGGCAGTGTTTGAAATAGTCCAGTATTATTTGTCACACGTATTCTTTATTAATCGGATCAGTGATATTAATGATGTTCTGGCTAATGGTATTGGTATCATTGTTGGAGCGATTGTGGCGGTAATGTATAGTCATTTTTTTGAAAGAAAACAGTATGCTTAG
- a CDS encoding prolyl-tRNA synthetase associated domain-containing protein: MYPAKQVEEALEKMDIKYQIVHHPVAHTTEEADNFIEGIEGVRTKTMFLTNKKKTECYLLVMDDAKRLNFHQFEELTGAKRPKMGHDDLLFEKLGLEPGIVSIFGLLNNKDHDVKVYFDKAILSEKRMSFHPNINTRTIFVDSDDVLQFVKNLGYDYQILELEEDKEF, encoded by the coding sequence ATGTATCCAGCTAAGCAAGTCGAAGAAGCTTTAGAGAAGATGGATATTAAGTATCAAATAGTTCATCATCCGGTAGCGCATACAACTGAAGAAGCTGATAATTTCATTGAAGGAATCGAAGGTGTTCGTACTAAAACAATGTTTTTGACTAACAAGAAAAAGACAGAATGTTATTTGTTAGTAATGGACGATGCTAAACGATTAAACTTTCATCAGTTCGAGGAATTGACCGGAGCTAAGCGTCCCAAAATGGGGCATGATGACCTGCTATTTGAAAAGCTTGGTTTGGAGCCGGGAATCGTATCTATTTTCGGATTGTTGAATAATAAAGATCACGACGTGAAAGTTTATTTTGACAAAGCAATTTTGAGTGAGAAACGAATGAGTTTTCATCCTAATATCAATACAAGGACCATTTTTGTTGACAGTGACGATGTCTTACAATTTGTTAAGAATTTGGGATATGATTATCAGATTCTTGAGTTAGAAGAAGATAAGGAATTTTAA
- a CDS encoding ABC-F family ATP-binding cassette domain-containing protein, translated as MITVTDVSLHFADRKLFEDVNIKFAPGNCYGLIGANGAGKSTFLKVLSGEIKPSTGSVKLGPNERLATLKQNHFDYDDYTVMETVLMGHTDLYKIMQEKDAIYAKPDFNEEDGLRAADLETKFGEMGGWEAEGEASQMLQGLNIPEKLHQVKMNTLTAGQKIKVLLAQALFGQPDVLLLDEPTNGLDVESIDWLEEFLINFENTVIVVSHDRYFLNKVCTYMADLDYSKIQLYAGNYDFWQQSSELAQQMKQDQNSKKEEKIKELQDFIARFSANASKSKQATSRKKMLDKITLDDIQPSSRRYPFIKFVPNRDIGNDLLKVDNLSVTIDGKQILKNVSFILNKDDKVAFLAKDDMKTTALFRVLAGDLTPDSGTITWGVTTSQAYLPKDFNAMFNEETPIIDWLRQFAEKGEDDDTFLRGFLGRMLFSGDDVTKHVDVLSGGEKVRVMLSKMMLLKANVLMLDDPTNHLDLESITSLNDGLIDYKGSILFASHDHQFIQTIANRLVYLTDNGVVDRADTTYDEFRLNPQVEKQIAELDSED; from the coding sequence TTGATTACTGTTACTGATGTTAGTTTGCACTTTGCTGATCGAAAATTATTCGAGGATGTAAATATTAAATTTGCACCAGGAAATTGTTATGGTTTGATTGGCGCTAATGGTGCCGGTAAATCAACTTTTCTAAAAGTTTTATCAGGTGAAATCAAACCTTCAACGGGTTCGGTTAAATTAGGACCTAATGAACGTTTGGCAACTTTAAAGCAAAACCACTTTGACTACGATGATTATACAGTTATGGAAACTGTCTTGATGGGTCACACTGACCTTTATAAAATCATGCAAGAAAAAGATGCTATTTATGCAAAACCAGACTTTAATGAAGAAGATGGCTTACGAGCTGCTGATTTGGAAACTAAGTTTGGTGAAATGGGTGGATGGGAAGCTGAAGGTGAAGCTTCTCAAATGCTTCAAGGCTTAAATATCCCTGAAAAATTACACCAAGTAAAGATGAACACTTTGACGGCTGGGCAAAAGATCAAGGTCTTGTTAGCTCAAGCACTCTTTGGTCAACCAGATGTATTATTATTAGATGAGCCAACTAATGGTTTGGATGTTGAATCAATTGATTGGTTGGAAGAATTTTTAATTAATTTTGAAAATACCGTTATCGTTGTTTCCCATGATAGATACTTCTTAAATAAAGTATGTACTTACATGGCTGACCTTGATTACAGCAAGATTCAACTTTATGCTGGTAATTATGATTTCTGGCAACAATCTTCTGAATTAGCTCAACAAATGAAACAAGATCAGAATTCTAAAAAAGAAGAAAAAATCAAGGAACTCCAAGACTTTATTGCCCGATTCTCGGCTAATGCTTCGAAATCAAAACAGGCAACTTCTCGTAAGAAGATGCTTGATAAGATTACGCTAGACGATATTCAACCAAGTTCAAGACGTTATCCATTTATCAAATTTGTGCCTAATCGTGATATTGGTAATGACTTATTGAAAGTTGATAATCTATCTGTAACTATCGATGGCAAACAAATTTTAAAGAATGTTAGTTTTATTCTTAACAAAGATGATAAGGTAGCATTTTTAGCTAAAGATGATATGAAGACAACGGCATTGTTCCGTGTCTTAGCAGGTGATTTGACTCCTGATTCAGGAACTATTACTTGGGGTGTAACAACCAGCCAAGCCTACTTACCTAAAGATTTTAATGCCATGTTTAATGAAGAGACACCAATTATTGATTGGTTACGTCAGTTTGCTGAAAAGGGTGAAGATGACGATACCTTCCTACGTGGTTTCTTAGGAAGAATGCTTTTCTCTGGTGATGATGTTACTAAGCATGTGGATGTCTTATCTGGTGGGGAAAAAGTGCGTGTTATGCTTTCAAAGATGATGTTATTGAAAGCTAATGTCTTAATGCTTGATGACCCAACTAACCATTTGGACTTGGAATCAATTACATCACTGAATGATGGTTTGATTGACTATAAAGGTTCAATTTTGTTTGCTTCACATGACCACCAGTTTATTCAAACCATTGCTAATCGTTTGGTTTACTTGACTGACAATGGTGTGGTTGATCGTGCTGATACAACTTATGATGAATTCAGACTGAACCCACAAGTTGAAAAGCAAATCGCTGAATTGGATAGTGAAGACTAA
- a CDS encoding XRE family transcriptional regulator translates to MMKFDQKTTLRVGNKVTWKRIIGTIIVVILVSALFTGFGYQPFWVFLIVLVFGLTVTLPACFNSYWVIYDNSLKIFNFSKNDLIKLGQLLRIKKMDIKQINYSDIREAEFKYQKKQRVSPFDISHDFFKINFKLKNGQVISLPIEPSLTANLTDFQRLLERNGVKVTDSQHIISILNNGNSLFEHFNQ, encoded by the coding sequence ATGATGAAATTTGATCAGAAAACAACTCTTCGCGTCGGCAATAAAGTTACTTGGAAACGAATAATTGGGACCATTATTGTCGTAATTTTAGTTAGTGCATTATTTACGGGATTTGGCTATCAACCCTTCTGGGTATTTTTGATTGTATTAGTTTTTGGTTTAACAGTTACTTTACCAGCTTGTTTTAATTCATATTGGGTGATTTACGATAATAGTCTAAAAATATTTAACTTTTCAAAAAATGATTTGATTAAGTTGGGGCAGTTATTAAGAATAAAAAAGATGGATATTAAACAGATTAATTATTCTGACATCAGAGAGGCTGAGTTTAAATATCAGAAAAAACAACGGGTTAGTCCTTTTGATATAAGTCATGATTTTTTCAAAATAAATTTTAAATTGAAGAATGGTCAGGTTATATCATTACCAATTGAGCCATCTTTGACAGCTAATTTAACAGACTTTCAGCGTTTGTTAGAGCGCAACGGAGTAAAAGTGACTGATTCGCAGCATATTATAAGTATTTTGAATAACGGTAATAGTCTCTTTGAACATTTTAATCAGTGA
- a CDS encoding YjjG family noncanonical pyrimidine nucleotidase, with translation MIKYMIFDLDDTVLDFHRGEMEYIDEIFNQQGVSDISAAKSEYLKLNKKIWENIEAGAKPQPLLNTRFSKTLSLFGIEADGVQLEAQYRNMLNHNFYTIPGANDLLTRLQKLGITLFVGTNGVKKTQIERLHGSGLDKYFAEYFISEDIGYSKPNAKFFSPMFKRISDLTSENTVMVGDRLQSDILGASRAGLQSIWFNPNKHNNKSEIQPTYTVDSYQQLYKLIAQKLN, from the coding sequence ATGATAAAATACATGATTTTTGACTTAGATGATACTGTTTTAGATTTTCATCGAGGTGAAATGGAATATATTGATGAAATTTTTAATCAGCAAGGTGTTTCTGACATTTCTGCGGCAAAAAGTGAGTATTTAAAACTTAACAAGAAAATTTGGGAGAATATTGAGGCAGGTGCTAAACCACAGCCACTATTGAACACGCGTTTTTCCAAAACTTTATCGTTGTTTGGTATTGAGGCTGACGGTGTACAATTAGAGGCTCAGTATCGAAATATGTTAAATCATAATTTTTATACAATTCCTGGAGCAAATGATTTATTAACCCGTTTACAAAAATTGGGTATTACATTATTTGTTGGGACCAATGGAGTTAAAAAGACACAAATAGAGCGACTACACGGATCCGGTTTAGATAAATACTTTGCTGAATATTTCATTTCTGAAGATATTGGTTATTCTAAGCCCAATGCTAAATTTTTCTCCCCTATGTTTAAAAGGATTTCTGATTTAACATCTGAAAACACAGTAATGGTAGGTGATCGTTTGCAGTCAGATATTTTGGGAGCTAGTAGAGCTGGGTTACAGAGTATCTGGTTTAATCCTAATAAGCACAATAATAAATCTGAAATTCAACCCACCTATACAGTTGACAGTTACCAGCAGTTATATAAACTTATTGCTCAAAAATTAAACTAA